The window AACCAAAGCACATCTGTTTTCTAGCTCTCTGTCTTGTTAAACTACCGCAGAATTCTTCAACTTCAACACAACTATGGGAAATTGCTTGGCGCTACAAGAAAAGTTTGTCCAGGTTGTGAAAACGGACGGGAAAATCCTTGAATATAGAGCCCCTTTGAAAGTACATCAAGTTCTGTCGGAATATCCTGGTCATGAAATATCTCTGACACCTCTGGTGATCCGACGGCTCCAGGCGGATGCCAATATGCGTGCAGGTCATGTTTACTATCTTTTACCACTCTCGGTTCCTTCACTGGAACTCAACCAGTATTCAAACACAAAAGAAGTATCCGAACAGGAAAATCATGGCGTTGTGAGGATCAAGCTGCTTATTAGAAAGCAAGACCTGGAGGAGATGCTAGGCCAAGGAGGACCAGTTGAACAACTGATTTTGCAACTTCAAAACAAACAGTTGGTCCGTTCATTCAAAAATTTGGAGAGTGATGCTAGTAAAAATTTCACAGGATGGAAGCCAGTATTGCCAACTATACCTGAAGCTTGCTAGTTTTGTTCCTAAGCTTTCTGCATCTTAAGAACTAGAAGAGGCATAGAGCGTAGAGATTACTGTAATGGCTTAATAGATTAGTCTATATACCCGACTGAAGTAGTGAAGTTATTCAATATTGTACTTGCTCCGATATATGTCAAATTGAAAGTCTTGGTTGTTAAATGTAAACTACTGCAGAATATAACTACATAATCTGCATTTTCATTCCACAAACTTAACAATACACCgattaaaaacataaaacatcCTGAATAGTGGCCCAGACAAGACaaagaataaaagaaaataaaaatttgatctgATACGAAGTCTATGCACACATTCCTAATTATATTCAATAGCTTAAACTTGTTCACCAAAGTCATCTAGCCACATTGAGCACGCTTGGACTCGGAATTGATAATTATGTGCCCTAGCTTTCACCTGATCAATTCTCACCATccacaattttattatatatttgcaCTAACGAGCAGGTCTAATCGTATTCAAGCGTGCATGGATGCCTATCTTTATTGTTTGCCCACATTCACCACGTTTTAAACCACCCAGGGCACTAACTACAAACTTTATCACTCACTCGTTTAAGAAAAATTTACAAtcaaagtaaaatatatatttatttattatcccAGGAGAGAAAGAAGTtaaattgacttgatcaatccTAGAATGAAATTGATCTCACTAAGCAAATCTAATTCTATAAACAATATTGTAATGGCAGATGTCGCACAGGATCGAGGATAGACAAAAGGTGTTTGATTCTATAATGGCAGCCAAGTCCAACACCACCAAAAAAGTATATAGAGAAATGTCCGGTATATATTACTGCCGCCTTAGGAGCCTTAAAGTTTGCAGTAAACAAACAACGATACAATGTGTCCTGTGGCTGTGGCTGTGGCTATGCCTAGCAATGTCAAAACACTGTCCAGACTGGGATCTAGGGTTCTTCTACCATCtaagtataaaatatgtaataattatatatgctgacagcattttttttatcagcaggataaagataatgaaatatatatgtcTCCATTCTCATAgtaagttaaatttttatttgctttAAAACATAGTATGTGTTTCAGCatagggttttatatcaatCTGGCCACTCAttacgtcaaaatatctcacttgacccaccCATTTCATTGGCGGCTCATTTTAGCCActataaacaatatatatatcattttacccataTTACTATTCATATCTTTTTACttcatcatttataaaaaattaaccgtttgtttttttactacgaaaccacttcgagtaccttcataattgtctctagtatttaccaaaataatttgggaattaaTAAAGAAACATAGCtatatagttaaaaaaaatatttagctataaatatatatttatgtgatcaccTAACTATTTTGCTTTAgaaattcttaatttattttgataaatactagataCAATTATGAAGGTACTTAAAGTGGTTtggtagtaaaaaaataaatggtTGATTTTTGGTAAATGATTAAGCAAAGAGAtatgaatagtgatgtgggcaaaatgatatatatttggtttaccGTGGCTTAAACGAGTTCCCGATGAGATGAgtgggtcaagtgagatattttgacgaAATTGGTAGCCAGTTTGATATATAACCCTTTCAGAGCATATGTATGTCTAATTCGACAAGTTTCCTTCCCCCCATAATTTGaatgttttattattatcttcTAAAAAATAGGGAATTTTCAGCTGAATGTTTTCCTTCCGACATGAGTAAAAAATATCTAATCAAAAGAATCAACATTAACAAGAAATCGGTTAGAGAATTCATAGTGCAATTGGCTTCTTTAATTTTCCCCAGTTCCATTATGATTATGCAGAAAATAGACCTTCAGCGGAATGTCTTATTCTCCCCAGGAGCTGCATGTGTTCTTGTTTACGCTCTTCAACACATGTTTTGCATATTTAACACAAGAGGATCACTGTACTTCCTTTTACTTTTGAACCAAATTTGAAACGAAAACACTTTAATAATGAAAAACAAATACGCAATTAAGCAGAAGAATTACTGTTCCTGTTCTTCATCACGTAAACACGTACGACAATGAGAAATGGCATGATAACGTTTTAAGTGTTATGTTTGCatgaaaaagtagtattagtcGCGTAATTCAGACTGGATTAggacataattaattaattatattactcAGCGCATCAGTAAAAACAAATTAAGATACTGGCTAACAGTCATAA of the Daucus carota subsp. sativus chromosome 4, DH1 v3.0, whole genome shotgun sequence genome contains:
- the LOC108217455 gene encoding uncharacterized protein LOC108217455, yielding MGNCLALQEKFVQVVKTDGKILEYRAPLKVHQVLSEYPGHEISLTPLVIRRLQADANMRAGHVYYLLPLSVPSLELNQYSNTKEVSEQENHGVVRIKLLIRKQDLEEMLGQGGPVEQLILQLQNKQLVRSFKNLESDASKNFTGWKPVLPTIPEAC